A genomic segment from Hoeflea sp. IMCC20628 encodes:
- a CDS encoding ribbon-helix-helix protein, CopG family — MLNNEKTQVSLRLPTPLVAEFDQIAALLDRDRTWVMQKALGQYLADEGAEVLRDAQGIEELDRGESVDLEDVLEKARTIVAAAEYRLGQRVG, encoded by the coding sequence ATGCTAAATAACGAGAAAACCCAAGTGTCGTTGAGGCTTCCTACACCTTTGGTTGCGGAGTTTGACCAGATCGCCGCGCTTCTTGATCGAGATCGCACATGGGTCATGCAGAAGGCTCTCGGTCAGTACCTGGCAGATGAAGGAGCTGAAGTCCTCCGGGATGCCCAAGGCATCGAAGAGTTGGATAGAGGCGAAAGCGTTGATCTTGAAGACGTGCTTGAGAAGGCTCGAACTATCGTTGCCGCAGCCGAATATCGACTCGGTCAGCGGGTCGGTTGA
- a CDS encoding IS66 family transposase — protein sequence MDRTDLQQLSKDELIEMVLRLQRPAKDSRTSSKPPSTDKKEKRVNSRPGGAKPGHEPHNRVLADFADMFRDHEPTACKRCGHAFSGDDTMVLAGAYDEIDIPAIRPHVTRHRRFSCHCPQCGTTTKATAPAVATATPFGPGIHALAIYLKSFHALSYERLSGVFMDIFGLHASEGAIMNMFARSRPSFQATAQAAKASLRAARVVASDETGVRIEGTNAQHWVFHCKDAVVHQPDYSRAARVVHETMGGHVPEVWISDRYSAQQSHGHRHQTCLAHLARDTAFALEHGEDDLPLRFQLWFGRVFDFARAISTFAASTVASKKRKFDKQLAGLLCAPTSCDLAQKLQAKIGRARDQLLTFCDYPGEVDVTNNTSERKLRPWVIQRKVTNGYRAMWAAQAEANIRTTVDTARLKGANPFQVIASVLA from the coding sequence ATGGATCGGACTGATTTGCAGCAGCTGAGCAAGGACGAATTGATCGAGATGGTGCTTCGGCTCCAACGGCCTGCCAAGGATTCTCGGACGTCTTCCAAGCCGCCCTCTACGGACAAGAAAGAGAAACGCGTCAACTCACGACCGGGTGGAGCCAAGCCCGGGCATGAACCCCACAATAGGGTGCTGGCGGATTTTGCCGACATGTTTCGCGATCATGAACCGACCGCCTGCAAGAGATGCGGCCATGCGTTTTCCGGTGATGATACGATGGTGCTGGCCGGGGCCTATGACGAGATCGATATTCCTGCGATCCGTCCTCATGTCACCCGGCATCGGCGTTTTTCCTGTCATTGCCCGCAATGCGGCACGACGACAAAAGCCACCGCACCTGCCGTGGCAACCGCAACGCCGTTCGGGCCAGGCATTCACGCGCTGGCGATCTACCTCAAGAGTTTCCATGCATTGTCTTACGAACGCCTGAGCGGTGTGTTCATGGATATTTTCGGCCTCCATGCGAGCGAGGGCGCGATCATGAACATGTTTGCCCGCTCCCGTCCGAGCTTCCAGGCCACAGCACAGGCCGCCAAGGCCAGCCTTCGAGCCGCCCGCGTTGTCGCCAGCGACGAAACCGGTGTGCGTATTGAGGGCACAAATGCCCAACACTGGGTTTTTCATTGCAAGGATGCCGTTGTCCACCAGCCCGATTACTCCCGTGCAGCACGGGTCGTTCACGAGACCATGGGCGGCCATGTCCCCGAGGTATGGATATCTGATCGGTATTCAGCCCAGCAATCTCACGGCCATCGACATCAAACCTGCCTTGCACATTTGGCGCGTGATACAGCCTTTGCGCTGGAACATGGCGAGGATGATCTCCCTCTTCGCTTCCAGCTTTGGTTTGGCCGTGTGTTTGATTTCGCCAGAGCCATAAGCACATTCGCTGCGTCTACCGTCGCAAGCAAGAAGCGCAAATTCGATAAACAGCTTGCCGGGCTTCTATGCGCCCCGACTTCATGCGACCTGGCCCAAAAGCTCCAGGCCAAGATCGGGCGGGCCCGCGATCAGCTGCTGACGTTTTGCGACTATCCCGGAGAAGTCGATGTCACCAACAACACATCTGAGCGAAAGCTCCGTCCATGGGTCATTCAGCGAAAGGTGACAAACGGATATCGCGCCATGTGGGCCGCCCAAGCCGAAGCGAACATACGCACGACAGTCGATACCGCACGCCTCAAAGGCGCAAACCCCTTCCAGGTCATCGCATCCGTCCTGGCATAG
- a CDS encoding IS3 family transposase (programmed frameshift): MRQKPETSKNAADKLVKNIRRKTRQTYSAEEKIRIVLAGLRGEESISVLCRREGIAESLYYSWSKEFLEAGKRRLSGDTARQATSPEVKDLRSEALALKECVADLTLENRLLKKKHDRCWGGRGMRYPATEKLEIIRTVEGSHLPTKQTLDMLGIPRTTFYRWYDLYLDGGVVALDDRSPRPKSVWNRIPQDRRDDLIEFALEHEALTTRELAVKYTDEKRYFVSESSAYRILKEADLITAPAYVVIKAANEFKDKTIAINEMWQTDFTYFKIIGWGWYYLSTILDDYSRYIIAWKLCTNMRAEDVTDTIELALQASGCDQAVVRHKPRLLSDNGSCYISGDLAEWLEDKKMDHVRGAPFHPQTQGKIERWHQTMKNRVLLENYYLPGDLERQIEAFVDYYNNRRYHESLKNVTPADVYFGRDKAILRERKEIKKLTIRQRRLHHQKQAA, from the exons ATGAGACAGAAGCCTGAAACATCGAAGAACGCAGCTGACAAGCTGGTCAAGAACATCCGCCGCAAGACCCGCCAGACCTATTCAGCGGAGGAAAAAATCCGTATCGTTTTGGCGGGTTTGCGTGGAGAGGAAAGCATCTCGGTGCTGTGCCGCCGCGAAGGTATCGCCGAAAGCCTGTATTACAGCTGGTCGAAGGAGTTCCTGGAAGCAGGCAAGCGCCGGCTCTCGGGTGACACAGCACGGCAAGCGACGTCGCCGGAAGTAAAGGACCTTCGCTCTGAAGCCTTGGCGTTGAAGGAATGCGTCGCCGATCTGACCCTGGAGAACCGCCTGCTCA AAAAAAAGCATGACAGGTGCTGGGGAGGACGAGGCATGAGATACCCTGCGACCGAGAAGCTTGAGATCATTCGCACGGTCGAAGGATCGCACCTGCCAACCAAGCAGACCCTCGATATGCTGGGCATACCGCGCACCACTTTTTACAGATGGTATGATCTTTACCTCGACGGTGGGGTTGTTGCCTTGGATGATCGGTCTCCACGGCCGAAGTCGGTCTGGAACCGTATCCCCCAAGACCGGCGTGATGACCTGATTGAGTTCGCGCTGGAACACGAGGCGCTGACGACCCGGGAGCTGGCAGTCAAATACACTGATGAGAAGCGGTATTTTGTCTCTGAATCATCGGCTTATCGTATCCTGAAGGAAGCCGATTTAATCACCGCACCGGCCTATGTGGTGATCAAGGCAGCCAATGAGTTCAAAGACAAAACTATCGCCATCAATGAGATGTGGCAGACCGACTTCACCTACTTCAAGATCATCGGGTGGGGCTGGTATTACCTCAGCACGATCCTGGACGATTACAGCCGCTACATCATCGCCTGGAAGCTTTGCACAAACATGCGGGCCGAGGACGTGACAGACACCATTGAACTGGCGCTTCAGGCATCGGGCTGCGACCAGGCCGTCGTGCGCCACAAACCGCGCCTGCTCAGCGATAACGGGTCATGTTACATCTCTGGCGATTTGGCTGAATGGCTGGAGGACAAGAAGATGGATCACGTTCGTGGAGCCCCGTTCCACCCGCAAACCCAGGGAAAGATCGAGCGATGGCATCAGACGATGAAGAACCGGGTCCTGCTGGAAAATTACTATCTGCCAGGCGATCTTGAACGCCAGATCGAGGCCTTCGTCGACTACTATAACAACAGGCGCTACCACGAGAGCTTGAAGAACGTCACACCCGCCGACGTCTACTTTGGGCGCGACAAAGCCATCTTGAGAGAAAGGAAAGAGATCAAGAAGCTGACAATCCGCCAACGTCGCTTGCACCATCAAAAACAAGCGGCATAA
- a CDS encoding tetratricopeptide repeat protein encodes MNALLDQRHYDNQMSNIHLLSFGDDKLPSLENSTFELFADDGSEHATPVAIETHDDINLAAEGGDVRAQIELACRCMGANGKPRDYAEAFRWYRMAADQGDCHAQASVGFMYLEGLGIRHNYKEAFRWFFLAAEQGDPSAQANLGWLCENGCGVPQDDEEAIRWYRLAAINKDRTRNSHLGSCIYEAAAVRSTPVPLTSGSALRLGMRLLKLKTNRKNWSDP; translated from the coding sequence ATGAATGCCTTATTAGATCAACGTCATTATGACAATCAGATGAGCAATATTCATTTACTTTCGTTCGGTGATGATAAGTTGCCGTCATTGGAGAACTCAACATTTGAGTTATTTGCAGACGATGGAAGCGAACATGCGACTCCTGTCGCCATTGAAACACATGATGACATAAACCTCGCTGCGGAAGGCGGCGATGTGCGTGCTCAGATCGAGCTTGCTTGCAGATGTATGGGTGCCAACGGAAAGCCGCGCGATTACGCTGAAGCTTTCCGCTGGTACAGAATGGCGGCAGACCAAGGCGATTGCCACGCTCAGGCCAGCGTCGGATTCATGTACTTGGAAGGTCTCGGTATTCGACACAACTACAAGGAAGCGTTCCGATGGTTTTTCTTGGCTGCGGAACAGGGGGACCCAAGCGCGCAAGCGAACCTGGGATGGCTGTGCGAGAATGGCTGTGGCGTGCCCCAGGACGATGAAGAAGCGATCAGATGGTATCGCCTGGCTGCGATAAATAAAGACCGTACGCGCAACTCTCACTTGGGCTCATGTATTTACGAGGCTGCGGCCGTCCGCAGCACCCCAGTGCCGCTTACGTCTGGATCAGCATTGCGGCTTGGAATGAGGTTGCTGAAGCTGAAGACGAACAGGAAAAATTGGAGCGATCCATGA
- a CDS encoding type II toxin-antitoxin system RelE/ParE family toxin: protein MPPVRLSKSAERWFLSKVAEIAEVNPVAARKLIKRLERQKGLLLSFPQMTEKGILEGTRKVSMPPLILTIRARNGIVEIAAIRDARQKDAYAPADLDVAYDNDDDDKEDTYSGGAKPGARP, encoded by the coding sequence ATGCCTCCTGTTCGTTTATCCAAGAGTGCGGAACGCTGGTTCCTGAGCAAGGTTGCAGAAATTGCTGAGGTGAACCCCGTTGCCGCCAGAAAGCTCATTAAACGTCTGGAGAGACAGAAGGGCCTTCTTTTATCATTCCCGCAGATGACCGAGAAAGGTATTCTGGAGGGAACGCGCAAGGTCAGCATGCCTCCCTTGATTCTCACCATCCGCGCCAGAAATGGCATCGTTGAGATTGCTGCAATCAGGGACGCACGGCAGAAAGACGCATATGCGCCAGCCGACCTTGATGTCGCCTATGACAACGATGATGACGACAAAGAGGATACCTATAGCGGCGGCGCGAAGCCTGGTGCTCGACCTTGA
- a CDS encoding WGR domain-containing protein yields MIIKKVNRWSPIDSQESLDAKPFITDPGHMNTAPCQIHIERKDASKNMARFYDLSLSQTLFDEICVIRRWGRIGTRGQEKRHYFTRELDALELMLDVLKRKRKRGYSLKRR; encoded by the coding sequence ATGATTATCAAGAAAGTGAATCGATGGAGCCCAATCGATTCACAAGAGTCGTTGGACGCGAAGCCGTTCATCACCGATCCTGGGCACATGAACACTGCACCCTGTCAGATCCATATCGAGCGCAAAGACGCATCGAAAAACATGGCCCGCTTTTATGATCTCTCACTGTCGCAGACCCTGTTCGATGAAATCTGTGTCATCCGCCGTTGGGGGAGGATCGGAACGCGCGGACAGGAAAAGCGCCACTATTTCACAAGAGAGCTGGATGCACTGGAATTAATGCTCGACGTGCTGAAAAGAAAGCGCAAGCGGGGCTACAGTCTGAAACGCCGCTGA